From Rhododendron vialii isolate Sample 1 chromosome 10a, ASM3025357v1, the proteins below share one genomic window:
- the LOC131302933 gene encoding cytochrome P450 81Q32-like, whose amino-acid sequence MELTLSYISLSVFLLLIAFKFLSQKAHSRRNLPPSPPSLPIIGHLHLLKQPLHRYFFKLSQSLGPIFSLRFGSQLVVVISSPSGTEECFTINDIVLANRPRFTIGKYLGYNYTTVVNSPYGDHWRNLRRIMSLEILSTSRLSAFLSIRQDEVRQLLYRLYQKSSTDFTKVEMKSKLSGLTFNITMRMVAGKRYYGDDLENSAEAEEFRELMREVFLYAGASNPAEFLPVLRWIDYKGFEKNLIKIHGRMDALLQGLIEEHRRDRSKKTLIDHLLSLQESQPDYYRDAIIRGLISVMILAGTDTSAVTLEWAMSLLVNHPQMLKKARSELDAHVGQDRLIEEQDISKLPYLQAIISETFRLCPAAPMLIPHMSSDDCIIGGFDVPRDTILLVNAWAIHRDPKFWDDPINFKPERFEGGEVEGYRLMPFGFGRRACPGVGLAQRVVGLALGSLIQCFEWERVSEDLVDLTEGKGATMPKAEPLEVMCKARDIMKKVVLDDRNHT is encoded by the exons ATGGAACTCACCCTCtcatacatctctctctctgttttcctCCTCCTCATTGCTTTTAAATTTCTGTCACAAAAAGCCCACAGCCGCCGCAACCTTCCTCCAAGCCCACCGTCGCTTCCGATCATCggccacctccacctcctcaAACAGCCCCTCCACCGATACTTCTTCAAGCTTTCCCAATCACTCGGCCCCATCTTCTCCCTTCGATTCGGGTCGCAACTAGTTGTAGTCATTTCCTCGCCGTCTGGCACCGAAGAGTGCTTCACCATAAACGACATCGTCCTAGCCAACCGTCCAAGGTTCACCATCGGAAAATACCTCGGGTACAACTACACCACCGTCGTCAACTCCCCGTACGGCGACCACTGGCGCAACCTCCGACGCATCATGTCCCTCGAAATCCTCTCGACCAGCCGCCTCAGCGCCTTTCTATCTATTCGGCAGGACGAAGTCAGGCAATTACTCTACCGATTGTACCAGAAATCGTCAACCGATTTTACCAAAGTTGAAATGAAATCAAAGCTCTCTGGGCTGACGTTTAACATCACCATGAGAATGGTCGCCGGAAAACGGTATTATGGCGACGATTTGGAGAATTCGGCGGAGGCGGAGGAGTTCCGAGAGCTCATGAGGGAGGTGTTCTTGTACGCGGGCGCTTCGAACCCCGCGGAATTCTTGCCGGTTTTACGATGGATTGATTATAAGGGTTTTGAAAAGAATTTGATAAAAATTCATGGGAGAATGGATGCGCTATTGCAAGGGTTGATCGAGGAGCATAGGAGGGATAGGAGTAAGAAGACGTTAATTGATCATTTGCTCTCATTGCAAGAATCACAGCCAGATTACTATAGAGATGCAATTATCAGGGGGCTTATTAGT GTCATGATATTAGCAGGGACAGACACATCTGCTGTCACACTAGAATGGGCAATGTCTCTTTTGGTGAACCACCCACAGATGTTAAAAAAAGCTAGATCCGAGTTAGACGCCCATGTCGGCCAAGATCGCCTGATTGAAGAGCAAGATATTTCCAAGCTACCATATCTTCAAGCTATCATATCTGAAACCTTCCGACTTTGCCCAGCGGCGCCAATGCTGATACCACACATGTCATCCGATGATTGTATCATTGGTGGATTCGACGTGCCACGCGATACAATCTTGTTGGTTAATGCATGGGCTATTCACAGGGACCCAAAGTTTTGGGATGACCCAATTAACTTTAAACCTGAGAGGTTTGAAGGTGGAGAAGTGGAGGGATACAGGTTAATGCCATTTGGTTTCGGAAGGAGAGCATGTCCCGGGGTTGGTTTAGCCCAACGGGTTGTGGGCTTGGCCTTGGGGTCATTGATCCAGTGCTTTGAGTGGGAAAGGGTGAGCGAGGATCTTGTTGATTTGACTGAAGGGAAAGGGGCTACAATGCCCAAAGCTGAGCCTTTGGAAGTCATgtgtaaagcacgggacatcaTGAAGAAGGTAGTCTTAGATGATAGAAATCACACCTGA